The Gloeomargarita sp. SRBZ-1_bins_9 genome has a segment encoding these proteins:
- the rplC gene encoding 50S ribosomal protein L3: MALGILGTKLGMTQLFDETGKAVPVTVVQAGPCTVTQVKTVATDGYNAVQLGYGVTREKRLTKPERGHLQKAGAPWLKHLREYRLDNPTQYQLGQQITVDIFQPGQKVDVTGTSIGRGFAGYQKRHHFGRGPMAHGSKNHRQPGSIGPGTTPGRVYPGKRMAGHMGNARVTIKDLRIFKVDAERHLLVIQGSVPGKPGSLLSIQPAKYVGAQKG; the protein is encoded by the coding sequence GTGGCACTGGGAATCCTAGGGACCAAGTTGGGGATGACCCAGCTTTTTGATGAGACGGGCAAGGCGGTGCCGGTGACGGTGGTGCAGGCAGGACCCTGTACCGTGACCCAGGTGAAAACGGTGGCGACGGATGGGTACAACGCCGTGCAACTGGGTTATGGGGTGACGCGGGAAAAGCGCCTGACCAAGCCGGAACGGGGCCATCTGCAAAAGGCGGGTGCTCCCTGGTTGAAGCACCTGCGGGAGTACCGGCTGGACAATCCCACCCAATATCAATTGGGGCAACAAATTACGGTGGACATTTTCCAACCAGGGCAAAAGGTGGACGTGACGGGCACCAGTATTGGCCGGGGGTTTGCCGGTTATCAAAAGCGGCACCACTTTGGTCGGGGACCCATGGCGCACGGTTCCAAGAACCACCGCCAGCCCGGTTCCATTGGGCCAGGGACGACGCCGGGGCGGGTTTATCCGGGAAAACGCATGGCCGGTCACATGGGCAACGCGCGGGTGACAATTAAGGACCTGCGTATCTTTAAGGTGGATGCGGAACGTCACCTGCTGGTTATCCAGGGGTCGGTGCCGGGCAAACCGGGGTCGTTGCTGAGCATTCAGCCGGCCAAGTACGTGGGGGCGCAAAAGGGGTAA
- the rplP gene encoding 50S ribosomal protein L16 — MLQPKRTKFRKQQRGTMKGVATRGNTLVFGDYGLQALAPAWITARQIEACRRAMNRCIKRVGKIWIRIFPDKPVTMRPAETRMGSGKGSPEYWVAVVKPGTVLFEMGNGVPEAVAREAMRLAAYKLPIKTKFITRAEQEVTQHGVSQDG, encoded by the coding sequence ATGTTGCAACCCAAGCGCACCAAATTCCGCAAGCAGCAGCGGGGCACCATGAAGGGGGTAGCCACCCGGGGCAATACCCTGGTGTTCGGGGACTACGGACTCCAGGCACTAGCACCCGCTTGGATTACGGCGCGGCAAATCGAGGCCTGTCGGCGGGCCATGAACCGTTGTATCAAGCGGGTGGGCAAAATTTGGATTCGCATTTTCCCCGATAAGCCCGTGACCATGCGCCCGGCGGAAACCCGAATGGGGTCCGGCAAGGGGTCGCCGGAGTACTGGGTGGCGGTGGTCAAACCCGGCACGGTCCTGTTTGAGATGGGCAACGGTGTGCCGGAGGCGGTGGCCCGGGAGGCGATGCGCTTGGCAGCCTACAAATTGCCCATCAAGACAAAATTCATTACACGGGCGGAACAGGAGGTGACCCAACATGGCGTTTCCCAAGATGGATGA
- the rplD gene encoding 50S ribosomal protein L4: protein MVALVVKDWQGGTKGEATLELQVARPETANHILHRALVRQLAHARQGTACTKTRAEVSGGGRKPWRQKGTGRARAGSIRSPLWRGGGVVFGPKPRDYELKMNRKERRLALRTALMSRVDQTIVVEDFADQLPRPKTKEIVQALGRWGVQPEQKVLLIVPEITETVGLSVRNVPWITLLRADQLNVWDILHADTLVVTVGALHKIQEVYSDGSHNDAQTPAA from the coding sequence ATGGTGGCGCTGGTGGTTAAAGATTGGCAGGGGGGAACCAAGGGGGAAGCGACCTTGGAGCTACAGGTGGCCCGTCCGGAAACGGCCAACCATATCCTGCATCGGGCGCTCGTGCGGCAGCTGGCCCATGCCCGTCAGGGAACCGCTTGCACCAAAACCCGGGCGGAAGTGAGCGGCGGTGGGCGTAAACCCTGGCGGCAAAAGGGCACTGGTCGGGCGCGGGCGGGTTCGATCCGGTCTCCCCTGTGGCGGGGGGGTGGGGTGGTCTTTGGCCCGAAGCCCCGGGATTACGAACTGAAGATGAATCGCAAGGAGCGGCGCTTGGCCCTGCGGACTGCCCTGATGAGTCGGGTGGATCAGACGATTGTGGTGGAGGACTTTGCCGACCAACTACCCCGCCCCAAAACCAAGGAGATAGTGCAGGCCCTGGGACGCTGGGGGGTGCAACCGGAGCAGAAGGTTCTGCTGATCGTCCCGGAGATTACCGAGACGGTGGGGTTATCGGTGCGCAATGTGCCCTGGATTACCTTGCTGCGAGCGGACCAGCTCAATGTGTGGGATATTCTCCATGCGGACACCCTGGTGGTGACGGTGGGGGCGTTACACAAAATTCAGGAGGTGTACAGCGATGGGTCGCACAACGACGCTCAAACCCCAGCAGCATGA
- the rplE gene encoding 50S ribosomal protein L5 codes for MAQRLKTYYQETVVPRLMQEFNYTNVHQVPKLVKVTINRGLGEASQNAKALESSIQEISLITGQRPVVTRAKKAIAGFKIRKGMPVGLMVTLRGDRMYSFLERLIHLALPRIRDFRGISPKSFDGRGNYTLGIKEQLIFPEIDYDKIDKIRGMDISIITTARTDREGLALLKALGMPFREN; via the coding sequence ATGGCGCAGCGACTCAAGACCTACTACCAGGAAACGGTGGTGCCCCGCCTGATGCAGGAGTTTAATTACACCAACGTGCATCAGGTACCCAAGCTGGTGAAGGTGACTATTAACCGGGGGCTGGGGGAGGCCTCCCAAAACGCCAAGGCCCTGGAGTCCTCCATCCAGGAAATCAGTCTGATTACGGGGCAGCGGCCGGTGGTCACCCGGGCCAAAAAGGCCATTGCCGGGTTTAAGATTCGCAAGGGGATGCCGGTGGGCCTGATGGTGACCCTGCGGGGGGACCGGATGTACAGCTTTTTGGAGCGGTTGATTCACCTGGCCCTGCCCCGGATTCGGGATTTTCGCGGTATCAGCCCCAAGAGTTTCGATGGGCGCGGTAACTATACCCTGGGGATCAAAGAGCAGTTGATTTTCCCGGAGATTGACTATGACAAGATTGACAAGATTCGGGGCATGGACATTTCCATCATCACCACCGCCCGCACGGACCGGGAGGGGTTGGCCTTGCTCAAAGCCTTGGGTATGCCGTTTCGGGAGAACTAA
- the rplN gene encoding 50S ribosomal protein L14 has translation MIQPQTYLNVADNSGARRLMCIRVLGSTVGSKGLTKGGGGNKRAAGIGDVIVAVVKDAAPNMPVKKSDVVRAVIVRTRKNLRRESGMSIRFDDNAAVIINKDGNPRGTRVFGPVARELRDRNFTKIISLAPEVL, from the coding sequence ATGATCCAACCGCAAACCTATTTGAACGTGGCCGACAACAGTGGCGCCCGCCGGCTGATGTGCATCCGGGTACTGGGTTCGACAGTGGGCAGCAAGGGCCTCACCAAGGGGGGTGGGGGCAATAAGCGGGCCGCCGGTATCGGCGATGTGATCGTGGCGGTGGTGAAGGACGCTGCCCCCAACATGCCGGTGAAAAAATCGGACGTGGTGCGGGCGGTGATCGTGCGAACCCGCAAGAACCTGCGCCGGGAAAGCGGTATGAGTATTCGCTTTGACGACAACGCCGCCGTGATCATCAACAAAGACGGCAACCCCCGGGGGACGCGGGTGTTTGGGCCGGTGGCGCGGGAGCTACGGGACCGCAACTTTACCAAAATCATTTCACTGGCGCCGGAGGTGTTGTGA
- a CDS encoding 50S ribosomal protein L23, protein MGRTTTLKPQQHDPRRLVDCILRPLVTEKATTLLEQNQYTFAVDPKATKPEIKAAIEMLFNVKVVGVNTLHPAEKKRRVGRLVGRKPHYKKAIVTLAPGDKIVLFPEV, encoded by the coding sequence ATGGGTCGCACAACGACGCTCAAACCCCAGCAGCATGACCCCCGTCGCCTGGTGGACTGTATTCTCCGCCCGCTGGTGACGGAGAAGGCTACCACATTGCTGGAACAAAACCAGTACACCTTTGCTGTGGACCCCAAGGCCACCAAGCCGGAAATCAAGGCGGCGATCGAAATGCTCTTTAACGTCAAAGTGGTGGGGGTGAACACCTTGCACCCGGCGGAGAAAAAGCGGCGGGTGGGTCGCCTGGTGGGCCGCAAACCTCACTACAAAAAGGCGATTGTCACCCTGGCGCCCGGTGACAAGATCGTCCTGTTCCCGGAAGTTTAG
- the rplB gene encoding 50S ribosomal protein L2, translating to MPLRVYRPLTPGTRGRSVSDFAEITKTEPEKSLVRFHHSAKGRNNRGVITTRHRGGGHKRLYRIVDFRRDKRGIPAKVAAIEYDPNRNARIALLHYRDGEKRYILHPRGLEVGATVMAGPEAPIEVGNALPLSHIPLGTEVHNVELTPGKGGQIVRAAGTSAQVVAKEGDYVALRLPSGEVRLFRKEAYATIGQVGNVDSNNITLGKAGRKRWLGRRPEVRGAAMNPVDHPHGGGEGKAPVGRPGPVTPWGKPALGHKTRKPRKASDKLILRRRK from the coding sequence ATGCCGTTACGTGTTTATCGCCCATTGACGCCAGGTACCCGGGGACGGTCGGTCTCGGATTTTGCGGAAATCACCAAGACGGAGCCGGAAAAATCCCTGGTGCGGTTTCACCACTCCGCCAAGGGGCGCAACAACCGGGGGGTAATTACCACGCGGCACCGGGGGGGTGGCCACAAGCGGCTTTACCGGATCGTTGATTTTCGTCGGGATAAGCGGGGGATCCCGGCCAAGGTGGCGGCCATCGAATACGACCCCAACCGCAATGCCCGTATTGCTCTGCTGCATTACCGGGACGGGGAAAAGCGCTATATTTTGCATCCCCGGGGTCTGGAGGTGGGGGCGACGGTGATGGCCGGTCCAGAGGCGCCTATTGAGGTGGGGAATGCTTTGCCCCTGAGCCATATCCCCCTGGGGACAGAGGTCCATAACGTGGAACTGACGCCCGGCAAGGGGGGGCAAATCGTGCGGGCAGCCGGCACCAGCGCCCAAGTGGTGGCCAAGGAGGGGGACTACGTAGCCCTACGACTGCCCTCGGGGGAGGTGCGCCTGTTCCGCAAGGAGGCCTACGCCACCATTGGCCAGGTGGGGAATGTGGACAGCAACAACATCACCCTAGGCAAGGCGGGGCGCAAGCGGTGGCTGGGGCGGAGGCCGGAAGTGCGGGGAGCGGCTATGAACCCGGTGGACCACCCCCACGGTGGTGGAGAGGGCAAGGCACCCGTTGGTCGTCCGGGTCCGGTCACCCCCTGGGGGAAACCGGCTCTGGGGCACAAGACCCGCAAGCCCCGCAAGGCCAGCGATAAGTTGATCCTGCGTCGTCGTAAGTAG
- the rplX gene encoding 50S ribosomal protein L24 has product MVKRLQPGLVKKLVKQVGVRKHRSGLRYKMHVRQGDLVQVISGDDKGKVGEVLKVIPETSQVIVAGVNIRTKHVKPQREGEKGRIVRQEAPIHSSKVMLYSKEKEVASRICYTYTEDGQKVRMLKKTGEILLPKVPKKGT; this is encoded by the coding sequence ATGGTGAAGCGCTTGCAACCGGGGTTGGTCAAAAAGCTGGTCAAGCAGGTGGGGGTGCGTAAACACCGCAGCGGCCTGCGTTACAAGATGCATGTGCGGCAGGGGGATTTGGTGCAGGTGATCAGCGGCGATGACAAGGGCAAGGTGGGGGAAGTGCTCAAGGTGATCCCAGAGACCAGCCAGGTGATCGTCGCCGGGGTGAACATCCGCACCAAGCACGTCAAGCCCCAGCGGGAGGGGGAAAAGGGGCGCATTGTGCGCCAGGAGGCCCCCATCCACAGCAGTAAGGTCATGCTCTATTCCAAGGAAAAGGAGGTGGCCAGCCGCATCTGCTACACCTACACCGAGGATGGGCAGAAGGTGCGGATGCTGAAGAAAACCGGTGAAATTCTCTTACCCAAGGTGCCGAAGAAAGGGACGTAA
- the rplV gene encoding 50S ribosomal protein L22, with amino-acid sequence MAIATEGPEVRAVLRYARLSPHKVRRVLDQIRGRTYREALMILEFMPYRPCQPVMKLLRSAAANAEHNNGLDRTKLVITRATADAGPMLKRYQPRARGQAYAIHKPTCHIVIGVRQQAEQPTPKEDR; translated from the coding sequence ATGGCGATAGCAACGGAGGGGCCAGAGGTGCGGGCGGTACTGCGCTATGCCCGGTTGTCACCCCATAAGGTGCGGCGGGTGTTGGACCAGATCCGGGGGCGCACCTACCGGGAGGCCCTGATGATCCTGGAGTTTATGCCCTATCGTCCCTGCCAACCGGTGATGAAGCTCTTGCGTTCGGCGGCGGCCAATGCGGAGCACAACAACGGTCTAGACCGGACCAAATTGGTGATTACCCGGGCAACGGCGGATGCAGGACCGATGCTCAAGCGTTACCAACCCCGGGCGCGGGGTCAAGCCTATGCCATCCACAAACCCACCTGTCACATCGTGATCGGGGTGCGGCAGCAAGCCGAGCAGCCAACGCCAAAGGAGGACCGGTGA
- the rpsQ gene encoding 30S ribosomal protein S17: protein MAVKEFVGVVVSNKMDKTVVVAVESRVAHPRYGKIVVRTKKYKAHDEDNRCQEGDRVRIQETRPLSRTKRWRVVEILSSKAGGGS, encoded by the coding sequence ATGGCGGTTAAGGAGTTTGTCGGCGTGGTGGTCAGTAACAAGATGGACAAGACGGTGGTGGTGGCGGTAGAAAGCCGGGTGGCCCATCCCCGCTACGGCAAGATCGTGGTGCGCACTAAGAAATACAAAGCCCACGATGAGGACAATCGCTGCCAAGAAGGGGACCGGGTGCGCATCCAGGAAACCCGTCCCCTCAGTCGGACCAAACGCTGGCGGGTGGTGGAGATTCTCAGCAGTAAGGCAGGAGGTGGGTCATGA
- the rpmC gene encoding 50S ribosomal protein L29 codes for MAFPKMDEIRDWDDARIAEEIVALKKRLFELRFRQATRQPVKPHEFRHARHRLAQLLTLEHERRRQAHGG; via the coding sequence ATGGCGTTTCCCAAGATGGATGAGATACGGGACTGGGACGATGCCCGTATTGCCGAGGAGATCGTGGCGCTCAAAAAACGGCTGTTTGAACTGCGGTTTCGCCAGGCCACTCGCCAGCCGGTCAAACCCCACGAATTCCGCCACGCCCGGCATCGGTTGGCTCAACTTTTAACCCTGGAGCACGAACGCAGGAGGCAGGCCCATGGCGGTTAA
- the murJ gene encoding murein biosynthesis integral membrane protein MurJ: MKPSLARIAGLVAIATLVSKVLGLVREQAIAATFGVGVVADAYSYAYVIPGFLLILLGGINGPFHSAIVSVVSKHDEQEAAVIVETVMTWVTVVLLALAGLMFLGAEPLLRLVAPGLTATPTGQITQAIALAQLRIMAPLAVLAGWIGIGFGVLTARDQYWLPAISPLFSSLSVLVGLAGLWLGLRERLWQPETALLGGQVLAASVLAGGVLQWLVQLPPQMRLGIRWGRWRWQWRHPGVQAVLKVLLPATFASGMLHINVYVDLQFASYIPAAAAALGYANLLVQAPLGILSNMILVPYLPLFARLSDPQDWPELRQRLRQSLVLVALVMVPLGILLAVLALPLVRVIYERYAFDAQASRLVSSILTAYGVGMFVYLARDVLVRVFYALGDGETPFRLSLVGIGLNALLDWGLVQVMGAPGLALATAGVNLVTFLGLFVLLHRRLGGLPWRAWLGVLLQITAVSGLGGAVAGILWRWSYPWLGTLGGLGLAATAGVLVIVAALAYAPVPETQLLWAKITARLPKA, from the coding sequence ATGAAGCCATCCCTGGCCCGCATTGCCGGTTTGGTTGCGATTGCTACCCTGGTGAGCAAGGTGCTGGGGTTGGTGCGGGAACAGGCCATTGCGGCGACGTTTGGAGTGGGGGTGGTCGCCGACGCCTACAGCTATGCCTATGTAATTCCCGGGTTTTTGCTCATCCTGCTGGGGGGAATCAACGGGCCGTTCCACAGCGCCATCGTCAGCGTGGTCAGCAAGCACGACGAGCAGGAGGCGGCCGTCATTGTGGAAACGGTGATGACCTGGGTGACGGTGGTGTTGCTGGCGCTAGCGGGGTTAATGTTCCTGGGGGCGGAACCCCTGTTGCGACTGGTGGCACCGGGATTGACGGCGACGCCCACCGGACAAATCACCCAAGCCATTGCCCTGGCCCAATTGCGCATTATGGCGCCCCTGGCGGTCCTGGCGGGTTGGATCGGCATTGGGTTTGGGGTGTTGACGGCGCGGGACCAGTACTGGCTGCCGGCCATTAGCCCCCTATTTTCCAGCCTGAGTGTGCTGGTGGGATTGGCGGGACTGTGGCTGGGGTTGCGGGAACGGCTCTGGCAACCAGAAACGGCCCTGTTGGGGGGACAGGTGCTGGCCGCCAGTGTCTTGGCTGGGGGGGTGTTGCAATGGCTGGTACAGTTACCGCCGCAAATGCGTCTGGGGATTCGCTGGGGGCGCTGGCGCTGGCAGTGGCGACATCCGGGGGTGCAAGCGGTCTTGAAGGTGTTGTTGCCGGCGACCTTTGCCTCGGGGATGCTCCACATCAATGTCTATGTGGATTTGCAATTTGCGTCCTACATTCCGGCGGCGGCGGCGGCCCTGGGCTATGCCAATTTGCTGGTGCAGGCGCCCTTGGGGATTCTCTCCAATATGATCCTGGTGCCCTATCTGCCCCTGTTTGCCCGGTTGAGCGACCCCCAGGACTGGCCGGAATTGCGCCAGCGCCTGCGCCAGAGTTTGGTGCTGGTGGCCCTGGTGATGGTGCCCCTGGGGATACTGCTGGCGGTGTTGGCCCTGCCTTTGGTGCGGGTGATCTACGAGCGCTACGCCTTTGATGCCCAGGCGTCCCGGTTGGTGAGCAGCATCCTGACGGCCTACGGGGTGGGGATGTTTGTTTATCTGGCCCGGGATGTGCTGGTGCGGGTGTTTTATGCCCTGGGGGATGGGGAGACCCCCTTTCGCCTGAGTTTGGTGGGCATTGGCCTGAACGCGCTGTTGGATTGGGGACTGGTGCAGGTTATGGGGGCACCAGGCCTGGCCTTGGCCACCGCTGGGGTGAACCTGGTGACATTTTTGGGCCTGTTTGTCCTGCTGCACCGGCGACTGGGGGGATTGCCCTGGCGGGCCTGGCTGGGAGTGCTCCTGCAAATCACGGCGGTAAGTGGGCTTGGGGGAGCGGTCGCCGGTATACTGTGGCGCTGGAGTTACCCCTGGTTGGGGACACTGGGAGGATTGGGGCTGGCGGCTACAGCCGGGGTGCTGGTGATAGTTGCCGCTCTGGCCTATGCCCCTGTCCCGGAGACGCAATTGCTATGGGCTAAAATAACGGCCCGGCTGCCTAAGGCTTAA
- a CDS encoding NAD(P)H-quinone oxidoreductase subunit M: MLLKSTTRHVRIFAATVQDGVLVPSETELTVDVDPDNEFNWTEETVAKVHQKFAELVQAYRGSDLTDYTLRRIGSDLEHFIRGMLQRGEISYNLNSRVLNYSMGRPRLDSPSGS; the protein is encoded by the coding sequence ATGTTACTGAAAAGTACGACCCGGCATGTGCGGATTTTTGCTGCCACCGTCCAAGACGGGGTGCTGGTGCCCAGTGAAACGGAATTGACGGTGGATGTGGACCCGGACAACGAATTCAATTGGACAGAGGAAACCGTTGCCAAGGTGCACCAAAAATTCGCTGAGCTGGTGCAAGCCTACCGGGGTTCTGACCTGACGGACTATACCCTGCGCCGGATTGGGTCGGATTTGGAACATTTCATCCGGGGCATGTTGCAGCGCGGCGAAATTTCCTACAACCTCAACAGCCGCGTGTTGAACTACAGCATGGGCCGCCCCCGCCTGGATAGCCCGTCCGGTTCCTAA
- a CDS encoding NAD(P)(+) transhydrogenase (Re/Si-specific) subunit beta: protein MDLASTPTAIELLYLAAVSLFIVGIKQLGSPATARRGNRWAALGMLLAVVGTLGQQGVLHYGSIVLGLLVGAGVGAWLAYRVEMTAMPQMVGLLNGLGGAASLLIATGEFWRSVLGGVPLPYGALVSTVLGVIIGGVTFTGSLVAFAKLQGWMTGQPVVLPGQQWLALTLAVATLTAGGLLGWLPLAVPVLGWLLVLSLVLGVLFVLPVGGADMPVVISLLNAFSGLAAAATGFILLNDALVVSGALVGASGLILTQIMCKAMNRSLTNVLFGAFTAKQAGVAGADIRGTIRRTDVEETAMMLAYARSVVIVPGYGMAVAQAQHALRELADALQRRGVDVKYAIHPVAGRMPGHMNVLLAEANVPYTQLYDMDAINPEFAHTDVVLVVGANDVVNPAARHDRHSPIYGMPILEVDKAKHTIVIKRSMNPGYSGVENELFYQERTAMLFGNARDVLTQLLNEVKQLA, encoded by the coding sequence ATGGACCTAGCCAGTACGCCGACTGCCATTGAATTGCTTTACCTGGCGGCGGTTTCCCTGTTCATCGTTGGGATTAAACAATTAGGTTCACCGGCGACGGCGCGACGGGGCAATCGCTGGGCGGCACTGGGAATGCTGCTGGCGGTCGTCGGCACCCTAGGGCAACAGGGGGTCTTGCATTATGGCTCTATCGTGCTGGGGTTACTGGTGGGGGCGGGGGTAGGTGCCTGGCTGGCTTACCGGGTGGAGATGACGGCCATGCCCCAGATGGTGGGTCTGCTCAATGGCCTGGGGGGCGCAGCGTCGCTGTTGATTGCCACGGGGGAATTTTGGCGCAGCGTCCTGGGGGGAGTGCCCTTACCCTATGGGGCTTTGGTTTCTACGGTGCTGGGGGTGATCATCGGCGGGGTGACCTTTACCGGTAGCCTGGTGGCCTTTGCCAAGTTGCAGGGCTGGATGACGGGTCAACCAGTGGTGTTGCCGGGACAACAGTGGCTGGCACTGACGCTGGCGGTCGCAACCCTGACAGCAGGGGGTCTCCTGGGGTGGTTGCCCCTAGCGGTGCCGGTTTTGGGCTGGTTGCTGGTCTTATCGTTGGTGCTGGGAGTGCTCTTTGTCCTGCCGGTTGGGGGTGCTGATATGCCGGTGGTGATCTCCCTGTTGAATGCCTTTTCGGGACTGGCGGCCGCGGCGACCGGCTTTATCCTGCTCAACGATGCCCTGGTGGTGTCAGGGGCGTTGGTGGGGGCCTCCGGCCTGATCTTGACCCAGATCATGTGCAAGGCCATGAACCGCTCCCTGACGAACGTATTGTTTGGGGCCTTCACGGCTAAACAGGCAGGGGTAGCTGGGGCCGATATTCGGGGGACCATCCGGCGCACCGATGTGGAAGAAACGGCCATGATGCTGGCCTACGCGCGTTCAGTGGTCATCGTGCCAGGATACGGGATGGCGGTGGCCCAGGCGCAGCATGCCCTCCGGGAGTTGGCCGATGCCCTCCAGCGGCGAGGGGTGGATGTCAAATACGCCATTCATCCGGTAGCAGGACGGATGCCGGGCCACATGAACGTTTTGCTGGCAGAGGCCAACGTCCCCTACACGCAGCTCTACGATATGGATGCGATTAATCCCGAATTTGCCCATACGGACGTGGTGCTGGTGGTGGGGGCCAACGATGTGGTCAATCCCGCTGCCCGTCATGACCGACACAGTCCTATCTACGGCATGCCCATTTTGGAGGTGGACAAAGCCAAGCACACCATTGTCATCAAACGCAGTATGAATCCGGGGTATTCCGGTGTGGAGAATGAATTGTTTTACCAGGAACGCACCGCCATGTTGTTTGGCAACGCCCGGGATGTGTTGACCCAGTTGCTCAATGAAGTCAAACAATTAGCCTAG
- a CDS encoding NAD(P) transhydrogenase subunit alpha has translation MVSPLVSAVFVFVLAAFAGFEVINKVPPTLHTPLMSGSNAISGIAVVGAILLAGHGDDVLSQALGVLAIALATVNVVGGFLVTDRMLQMFKK, from the coding sequence ATGGTTTCCCCCCTGGTTTCGGCAGTGTTTGTGTTTGTCCTGGCGGCGTTTGCCGGGTTTGAGGTGATCAACAAGGTGCCGCCGACATTGCATACCCCCTTGATGTCAGGGTCGAATGCCATTTCGGGCATTGCGGTGGTGGGGGCGATTTTGTTGGCGGGTCATGGGGATGACGTCCTGAGTCAGGCCCTGGGGGTGTTGGCCATTGCCCTAGCCACGGTCAATGTGGTGGGGGGCTTTCTGGTGACGGACCGCATGTTGCAGATGTTCAAAAAGTAG
- the rpsS gene encoding 30S ribosomal protein S19 produces the protein MPRSLKKGPFVADHLLRKIEKLNQRNEKQVIKTWSRASTIVPAMIGHTIAVYNGKQHVPVYITDQMVGHKLGEFAPTRTFRGHTKSDKKAKR, from the coding sequence ATGCCACGGTCGTTGAAAAAAGGCCCCTTTGTGGCGGACCACCTGCTGCGTAAGATCGAGAAGCTCAACCAGCGCAACGAAAAGCAGGTGATCAAAACTTGGTCCCGGGCGTCCACCATCGTCCCGGCGATGATCGGCCACACGATTGCGGTGTATAACGGCAAGCAGCATGTGCCGGTCTATATCACCGACCAGATGGTGGGGCACAAGCTGGGGGAATTTGCGCCAACCCGTACGTTCCGGGGGCACACCAAGAGTGATAAAAAAGCGAAGCGCTAG
- the rpsH gene encoding 30S ribosomal protein S8: MVNDTIADMLTRIRNAGMARHRTVEVPATRMTRSIAQVLKNEGFIQDFTEQGEGVKRSLVITLKYTGKRQRQPVIRALKRVSRPGLRVYAGYRDLPRVMGGIGIAVLSTSRGIMTDREARKNGVGGEVLCYIW, translated from the coding sequence ATGGTTAACGACACCATTGCCGATATGCTCACCCGGATTCGCAACGCCGGCATGGCCCGCCACCGCACGGTAGAGGTACCGGCCACCCGCATGACCCGCAGCATTGCCCAGGTGCTCAAAAACGAAGGGTTCATCCAGGATTTCACCGAGCAGGGGGAAGGGGTGAAGCGGTCGCTGGTGATTACGCTCAAATACACGGGCAAGCGCCAGCGGCAACCGGTGATTCGGGCTCTGAAGCGGGTGAGTCGCCCGGGTTTGCGGGTGTATGCTGGTTATCGGGACTTACCCCGGGTGATGGGGGGCATCGGTATCGCCGTACTTTCTACGTCCCGGGGGATTATGACCGACCGGGAGGCCCGCAAAAACGGCGTCGGTGGGGAAGTGTTGTGTTACATCTGGTAG
- the rpsC gene encoding 30S ribosomal protein S3 — translation MGQKTHPVGFRLGITREHLSRWFAPHRQYPELLQEDFRIRQFVAQRLAKAAIARVHIQRKADQIELVLHTGRPGVVVGQRGAGIEALRKEIEQLLGRQQVKIRVVEINKVDAEAPLLADYIVEQLEKRVAFRRAIKQAVQRAQRAEVPGIKVMVSGRLNGAEIARSEWVREGRVPLQTLRADIDYAYRTAKTVYGILGVKVWVFRGEVVPKPQQEALPARLGKPVRPPRRRQQFEDRSEADVQE, via the coding sequence ATGGGGCAAAAGACACATCCGGTAGGATTTCGGTTAGGGATTACCCGGGAGCATCTCTCGCGCTGGTTTGCGCCGCATCGGCAGTACCCAGAGCTGTTGCAGGAGGATTTTCGCATTCGTCAGTTCGTTGCGCAGAGGCTGGCCAAGGCGGCCATTGCCCGGGTACATATTCAGCGTAAGGCCGACCAGATTGAGTTGGTGCTCCACACGGGCCGACCGGGGGTGGTGGTGGGCCAGCGGGGGGCCGGTATTGAAGCCCTACGTAAGGAAATCGAGCAATTGTTGGGGCGCCAGCAGGTGAAGATTCGGGTGGTGGAGATCAACAAGGTGGATGCGGAGGCCCCCTTGCTAGCGGATTACATCGTTGAGCAACTGGAGAAACGGGTGGCGTTCCGGCGGGCGATTAAACAGGCGGTGCAACGGGCGCAACGGGCGGAAGTGCCGGGCATCAAGGTGATGGTCTCCGGGCGGCTCAACGGCGCGGAGATTGCTCGTAGCGAGTGGGTGCGGGAAGGACGGGTGCCCCTACAAACCCTGCGGGCGGACATTGACTACGCCTACCGCACGGCCAAGACCGTCTATGGGATTCTGGGGGTGAAGGTGTGGGTATTTCGGGGGGAAGTCGTGCCCAAACCCCAACAGGAGGCCCTGCCGGCCCGGCTTGGTAAACCAGTGCGTCCCCCCCGGCGGCGTCAGCAGTTTGAAGACCGTTCCGAGGCCGACGTGCAGGAGTAG